ACATACTTTTAGAATTTAACTTCTAACGACATAAAAGACCAAACATGTTTGTCACTTGAAGCATGTTGGTCTTCTTTTATGATTAATACAATATGATACATCGCATCCACacaattaaaattcttttatatttttagtatctAATAATCATAATACGATACAATATGATACATAATATccatcattaatatttttagatttaaataaattttagatttactTATTTTCGTCTTGAGTAtccagtattttttttaaaattagatatataattcatcataaaattttggttgaagatcctgaaaaaaaaaatcattttcattttgttcttATTATCACTTCACTCTTTTTAActggattttaagttttttttttaaaaaaaacaatctcttttagtattttaactttattttattataatacttGTTACCATGTGATAATGTATTCTGCCGGCAAGTAATCAActtaatgtaaattaatttatattatactaagCTTCAACCATTCCTATTGTTTTCTGAAGTGTATTTTAGTTTAGAAAACACttcaacatataatataaaatatttagacaaaaaatataaactttttaagtatccaatttttaaaaaaaaatattagaaacataaaacaaaaattaacaaaagttatttaagttatatttctacataatcaattttatttagttttgttatatttttaatgatacaTAATAGCAATTGACACtaaattgttttcatattttactcataataatatttttaagtcacaaattgaaaaaagaaacaaataatgaGATAGTGGAAAGTGACTAACATGGATTATAAAAGTGTGCACATTAATTTCTTGtttacataatataaataaaataaaataaaataaattatatacatattatacatttttatttatataaattctaAGACagcaaagaaaaattacatacaCAGAGTCTCTGTTTTTGCTAATACTGAttaaattggataaataatacaatcacaaaaaaaatattgtgactTGGAGATTGTTATCTCCATGATTCAAACTTATGTAACTTTTGAATAAACTTCTTTACACGAAACCCCATCAATGTGCAACTTGCAGAAATTCTGTTGCAGAGGAATACCAAATTCATCTCTCATAAGCTATTCAAAGAAGCTTGAATTTCCTCTAGTGTACGCCCCTTGGTCTCTGGTACTAGTTTTGCTACGAAAACAACAGTGCTGGCACATATGCCAGAGAACAAGAAGAAAGTTCCTGCTCCAACACAACCAAAACATGACAATGAAcatgtttttcataaaatacttctttaaattttgatgttttattgatttttttgtcTTGTCTCTTGAGGAAATTAATGTATGTGTTAGAGTGGAAAACAGGAAATAAGAGTAAATTGAAGTTTACCTGATGAACTCCAACTCATGAGAAAGTTAAAAGTATATGCAACAATCAATGAACATGTCCAGTTAACCAAGATTACTAAGCTTCCAGCAGTGCCCTTCACATTAATGGGAAATATCTGAAACATGAACAGCATTCATGTGCTGAggatttattatatttcaattttgatttgatGAGTCGAAGCATAGTTGAACAAAGCTACCTCAGACATTATAACAGACGGAATTCCAGACATGCCTAGCGAGAACAATCCCATGTATACCTGCTCATTAGGAAATTTAAAGCCAAATTGCTTTTATCTATCAGTCATTCAATCCATGAGTAAACCAGGCTGAATATACAACATGAATTGAAATTTTGTCGGAGAATTAAACTTCAGAGACAACATTAAAGTCCTAAATTCCATTCGATCTTACTAAGACAAATACAAGGccaatgaaaaatgaaaagacaagGATAAGTACAAGATGCAAGTGTTGGCATTGTTAGAAAAGCATTACCAGTACACCAACAAGCGCTATAAAGGGACTTATTGACTTCCATTCATGTAAATCCTGTATCAAGCAAGCCTAATTGTTCTTAGAAATGATTCAAAAAGCAAAAATGATTAAAGCAAAGatcttctatcaaaagaaaaGAACCTTCAAGAAGAATGATAGGGCTGTCAGGAAGCTTCCTACGCATGCTCCTGTAGCAGAAGCCTGTGTAAGAGTCAAAATTTAGGATGAGAATCAACAGAACATGGAaacagataaaattataaattaaaaaaggaagaaaaaaattggcCATTTTACCAGTAAAAGTGGTCGTCTTCCACATCTATCCATCAAAAGTACtcctaaaaatgaaaatgagacctataaacacaaataaaaggACTATGTGAAGAGAAGACCCCGGAATGAAGTGTACATGCATCATCCAAAATGGCACTGAACTTGTATTGTATAGAATTGAGCACACAGAAGTAATGAAATTGTGTAAACAGAAATAAAAACCTTGAAGACACCCACTGCTATTGTTCCAATAGTGTCTGAAAATCCTGTAAAAGAGAAGAATCTTTGCCTTAATGAATCATGCACAAATCTAGTATTctctgatttgttttttcttatttggcATATGTTAGAAGGACCTGCACCTACCAGCAGAGATAAATATGGAATTTGTATAGAAAAGAATGCCACTAATCCCTCCAAACTGTTGCAGTATCATCAAGCCTACACCTACCTAAACAAGTAACTAAATACCATGAGAGCCTGGAAAACATTAAGATAGCCTGAATGAATGGAATGAATTTAGAATGCTCACAGTGAGTGTCCTTAAATACTGCAACTTAAATAAGACaataatatttcctttttctgtGTGTTGCTGAAGGGCTTCTGTGTATTCCTACAAATGAAGGTACAGccaaaaaatgttaaatattaaattatgtgtCCCCTAGTAAGATCATAACCCAAACAAGAACTTGTTGTATACTCTGATTTCAGTGGCCTCCTCATAAACATCAGCATGCTTTCCTCTTAGGCGCTGTAGAGCAGACTCACTCTCTTTCATCCGACCAACCTTAGCCTGCAGAAGATTACATATATCAGTTGTGCTGTGTTATCCAATGACATGTGTTGACTCTAATCATTTGacaaacagaagaaaaaacttGGTTGCTTGTGTGATATGTGTCCAACATGTACTGATCAAAGAGCAAAATTCCAGAAGCTAAGAACAACTCACCAGCCACCTGGGAGAATCAGGGATGAAGGGAAGAGTCAGAAGGTGCACAATACAAGGAACAGTTCCTGAGATATAGACAAAAAATTATGTGAGTTATTTCGAACcctttttaatttggttttgtgAAAAAGAGCAACATAAAGAATAGTACAAGTATATTTACCGATCAATGCCAAAATCCGCCAATTCAAAAATGCGCCAATAAGATAAGTTAATGACAACCCACAACAAGTCATTAACTGCCACAACAATACCAAATAGACATTTAAAGTGAGCCTTTATTGAGTGACACAAAAAATAAGTGGCACGATACACAAAATAAGAGGGGAATGACTGATGTGATATCATTTATAGTATTCCTTTACCAGATGACCTTCGGTAAATGCTCCTCTGAGATCTTTGGGTGTTATTTCTGCTATGTATACTGGAACCTGATTTGCAAAGGGAACTGTGTTACATGTATTTCTTGATTGACTGAATAACATTAATTTGAATTGCAGTCATAACATATCAAACGTTAAAGCACTTACCACATAAGATATGATGCCAACCCCACATCCTACCAACATTCTTCCAATATAAAGCCACCAAGAAACCTTCAAACACGGAATATTCATTATCTTAGACTGAATTTAAGGAAATTGACCCTGTGGCTTTGGGCGTAGGAAGGAACAGATAGAAATAAACACGAAGTAAACCATTTAACTAGAAGCAGTTTTGCTTGAAGCCTAGTTAATAAAGAATCTCGGATATCCGTAGACTTCAATTTGAGAAATATGGGAAGAAATTAATGGCAAACCTTTGAGAATGCTATGATAACTGATCCCAAGATGCAGAAAACCTCCGAGAAACCCATGGCCTTcatggaaaaatgaaaaatttaaccCAAAGTGAACAACAGTACCACTGAAACTAAAACTAAGTGTAATCTGTCTCTGACTTACCAATCGCCGACCCACATAATCTGCTATTCTACCACTTAAAGTGGCACCAACTATCGCTCCAATCGTCAATATTGAACCAAAAGTTGAGTACTGGAAAAGTGACATAAACGATCAAATAAACAAGAACCAATAAACTATGAGGAGTGAATTTAAGAGAAAACTTAACACAACTTCTTAGGTATTGTCAGTTTCATCTATGTATTACACAAACAATTGAGGTGACCTCAAATAAAATTAGAGAATACCAGAAAAGATATACACAACttaaacatcaaaattttaCATTCAATTTCCAGTAAAGTCAACTGTTCTTACCACGCGATACATTTtaagaaagattacaaaaacAAAGATTGTTAGGTCGTAACCTCGGCGACAGAGAGATTCAGGTCATGCACGATTCCATACTGAGAAGGGGATGAATATCCGAGCTGCAAAAAGAGGTGTCTGATGTGACGGCAAGAACAGAAGTGGTGATTCTGAACTGTGATGAACCAAAATGTGTGATTGATAACTTACAGCATACCCAAAAACGTAAGAACCAATCGTAGCAGAAACGGCGGTGAAAACAAGCATAAATGTCATCTCAGAAGCTTCACTTTGCTCATCTTCATGGAAATCAACTCCATCTTTGCTGGAAGACAGCAGAGGAGTTGAGTTTACACTTGCTTCACTGCCTCTGATGCCCATGAGTGATGATTCCTTCGCCCAAAAGTTTCCACCACACGACCAAACACTCCACACAAGTTGTTTTACACTTAACAAGAAAGCTTAGCAGATAATCATGTGGTTCTGTATCAGATTTCTAGCACAAGAACAAAATcgcatatttaatattttattattaaaataactgtCAGCCAGTTGTTGGGAGAAAAAGtagttgaaaagaaataatttttggaTGTCTATTCTACTCTCTAAATCAATACACTCTGATTTTTAGCCATTTCATTATTCTACGACTCTCTTCCTTCCACGTTATCTACAACAGCAATAAATCTACgacctttttaaaaaaaaagaaaactttttcatattttatttaaattcatattttattgaggatatttttggataatttgaatatatttttttaaaatatgacaaatctaaattcacttattttataaaagaaacgTAAATTTGTAAACCTTTCAACTGCTTCTTTGAAAAAATCGAAGAATAATTGGAAAATGGATTACGTGAATATCTTTACAAGATTTTCACTAATAAATTAGTacaatataatgttttaaacttAGAATATAATTTCGTAAAATCACGGAGTGGGTTGAAGAGCTCGTCAGAACCCGTTGTCATTCCCAATAtgcttatttaaaaaactaacatTCATTTCAcgtggttttttattttatattttataagatttttagAAGATTATGTATACAACACAAAagtatcttttttattttatatactttcaattattattagttgTGGCGCGTATCACATGctaatttcaacaaaataaaatgatttttacgAAGAGgggttaaatttattaaatgttatggTGATTTATGTatgattgataaaattaaatcacGTGCAATTATTGAGAGAAGTTTTAGTTGCGTGGGAAGTTTTCGTTAGGTGTCATATCAAATTCGGTAATGTCtggttttatattattaatgagtGCGAAGAATTACTTATTACATGTATTATTTTAGTTagtgtttttaatctttaaaatttagaatcatTTTTGTGACATCCATTTTTAAACTGTATTGCTAgaacaaattacataattaatattatgatatagtaaataattaagaaaatataaagttatattacagttatttaaatataactataatataCCTTCCTATATAGATTTTGTGCTtctaaaccaaaagaaaaaataactaccatagaaataatataaaaactattaaGCATCATAGTCATTTTTATCTAAAGTCTATTCTATAGTCACTTTATCATCTTATGTTCATGCTCCCCAGATGGCCATAACTAAGACAACAGCATACAAAAATATACCAATAATATACAAACAACAAGATAAGGTAGTGATacaaaatcaaatcataatatacattaatattCCATACATGAGTCATATTTCACATAAAGCAATACAAACATCTTAATCATGTTCAAGACCTAGACTCGACTATCCAGATTTAGTATGAATGTCAAGCTATggtgggttgtgcacttgtgataGTTTCTATCACTTTGCAAAGTCATTATCAATGGGTTTCACCTTACCatactcacaaggttagtctgtatCGCGTCTTAGGTCATACTGGAAACAGCTACTTaagaatgaatgatcattaaaGTGTcgggataacccccaagactaagctccCTGCATTCATACTAACAACATTATGATACAACCATTAAAAATCCTCCTTAGAACTCTTACACACCATATTTCGttcaaacatatatttcaaaCCTTATCACACATAATACAACAAaccattataattttcaaaaccatacacataaaaagaaaagattcaaAAACACCCAAGAACACAGACCCACTCACCTAACGAATAGTCTCTACTGAGCTCGCTTAGCCTTTGCAACTCTTTGCCAAAAACCTTAAATACTCGCCTAGCGAGTTCTAAAACAACAAGCTCCCCAAGATGAACGAGTTGTTTCGCTTAGCCTCTGGAATTCACTGTCAGAACTCTCCTAAACTAAGTATGTAACTTTGCAGTACCAAATTTGCATAATTAGCACCCCTaaacaacccataacctattgtaatattt
Above is a genomic segment from Vigna radiata var. radiata cultivar VC1973A chromosome 10, Vradiata_ver6, whole genome shotgun sequence containing:
- the LOC106775657 gene encoding sugar transporter ERD6-like 5, whose product is MGIRGSEASVNSTPLLSSSKDGVDFHEDEQSEASEMTFMLVFTAVSATIGSYVFGYALGYSSPSQYGIVHDLNLSVAEYSTFGSILTIGAIVGATLSGRIADYVGRRLAMGFSEVFCILGSVIIAFSKVSWWLYIGRMLVGCGVGIISYVVPVYIAEITPKDLRGAFTEGHLLMTCCGLSLTYLIGAFLNWRILALIGTVPCIVHLLTLPFIPDSPRWLAKVGRMKESESALQRLRGKHADVYEEATEIREYTEALQQHTEKGNIIVLFKLQYLRTLTVGVGLMILQQFGGISGILFYTNSIFISAGFSDTIGTIAVGVFKVSFSFLGVLLMDRCGRRPLLLASATGACVGSFLTALSFFLKDLHEWKSISPFIALVGVLVYMGLFSLGMSGIPSVIMSEIFPINVKGTAGSLVILVNWTCSLIVAYTFNFLMSWSSSGTFFLFSGICASTVVFVAKLVPETKGRTLEEIQASLNSL